One window from the genome of Rhinolophus ferrumequinum isolate MPI-CBG mRhiFer1 chromosome 22, mRhiFer1_v1.p, whole genome shotgun sequence encodes:
- the DENND2C gene encoding DENN domain-containing protein 2C yields MHPPGNMDVGFSRSTVQTLSRSHCKDIKQKISQWEGRTNGISSPDKWHPKDFGVRYKNCHQEILKKNSIAEGKSKKLDVTNSQNVGLDINEDTKSHDRSEDESEKREYDGTRFFRNESESNWVCSRVKQIESWKEVVLNPETALPPGNFYTSQILWKKIEALPPDKVLNLALEHCDTSEKELNFRVLDSSYGITKSLENIYSEPEGQECGPSINPLPKPRRTFRYLSESGVMPYKERNCDRKYCENNSCAEPSLASSREPEPKKYGGKIRRRSKRKSFEFEDIQHFRNRNTQKIHEELGRNSGSALYYTQSEDNIYEDIIYPTKENPYEDIPVQSFPMWRSPSAWKLPPPKSAFKAPKLPPKPQFLCRKTMELKNSQAYFRSKLTKDTTLPVTLTEWKLFRAGEVANRKRKNLPRLVLKIDDIFESKRGKKRVKLHPYIGKDVPPSKGETSGNESDAEYLPKNRHKRLAQLQQSSKRNPHYQTLERDLIELQEQQLFELFVVVSLQKKPSEISYSPQVIQQFPSKGDHGFKQSKDTEERLKVIPKFCFPDSKDWVPTSELKSETFSFVLTGEDGSRWFGYCKKLLPEGKGKRLPEVYCMVSRLGCFNLFSKILDEVEKRREMSPALVYPFMRSVMEAPFPAPGRTITVKSYLPGAGDESIELCRPLDSRLEHVDFECLFKCLSVCHLIRVCASLLLERRVIFVANSLSTLSKCGHAVVATLYPFTWQHTYIPVLPASMIDIVCSPTPFLIGILSCSLPQLQDLPIEEVLIVDLCADKFLQEVSDEDEILPPKLQAALMQILEERNEILAQEQNFSQDVTLNSLVSEAFVRFFVELVGHYSLSMTVTERGERVFQREPFRKSHTSRSVRHFLDLFMETQMFAGFIQDRELRKSGVKGLFEVRAFQYLETIPESEPSGVNRILRSLGSKMKFLQKK; encoded by the exons ATGCACCCACCTGGGAACATGGATGTTGGTTTTTCTCGTTCTACTGTTCAGACACTGTCAAGGAGCCACTGCAAAGACATCAAACAAAAAATTTCTCAGTGGGAAGGAAGAACTAATGGCATATCTAGTCCAGATAAGTGGCACCCAAAGGACTTTGGAGTGAGATACAAGAACTGTCATCAGGAGATTCTCAAGAAAAATTCTATTGCTGAGGGAAAGAGCAAAAAGTTGGATGTAACCAACTCGCAAAATGTCGGTCTAGATATTAATGAAGATACCAAAAGCCATGATCGAAGTGAGGATGAAAGTGAGAAACGTGAATATGATGGTACACGCTTCTTTAGAAACGAATCAGAATCCAATTGGGTATGTTCTCGGGTCAAACAAATTGAAAGCTGGAAAGAAGTTGTTTTGAATCCAGAGACTGCATTACCTCCAGGAAATTTCTATACCTCACAAATACTGTGGAAGAAAATAGAAGCACTTCCTCCAGATAAAGTCTTAAATTTGGCTTTAGAACATTGTGacacttcagaaaaagaactgaatttcAGAGTCCTGGATAGCTCCTATGGAATAACCAAGagcttagaaaatatttactctgaaCCTGAGGGACAAGAATGTGGACCTTCTATAAACCCTTTGCCCAAACCCCGTAGGACATTCAGATATTTATCTGAATCTGGTGTTATGCcatataaagaaagaaactgtgacAGAAAATACTGTGAAAATAATTCTTGTGCAGAGCCTTCTTTGGCCTCCTCTCGGGAACCTGAACCAAAGAAATATGGCGGAAAAATCAGAAGGAGATCTAAAAG GAAATCCTTTGAATTTGAAGATATTCAGCACTTTCGAAATCGGAACACACAGAAGATTCATGAAGAACTTGGAAGAAATTCTGGCTCAGCACTTTATTACACACAGTCTGAGGACAATATCTATGAAGATATCATAT atccCACCAAAGAAAATCCATATGAAGATATTCCAGTGCAGTCTTTTCCCATGTGGAGATCCCCTTCAGCATGGAAGCTACCACCTCCTAAAAGTGCTTTCAAAGCACCCAAG CTTCCTCCCAAACCTCAGTTCCTTTGCCGGAAGACTATGGAACTGAAGAACTCACAAGCTTATTTCCGGTCAAAGCTCACAAAAGATACCACTTTGCCCGTCACTTTAACTGAATGGAAGCTTTTTCGAGCTGGAGAAGTTgcaaacaggaaaaggaaaaatcttcCAAGG CTTGTATTGAAAATAGATGACATATTTGAAtcaaagagagggaagaagagagtaaAGTTACACCCTTACATTGGAAAAGACGTACCTCCCTCAAAAG GTGAAACCAGTGGGAACGAAAGTGATGCTGAGTATCTGCCAAAGA ATCGTCACAAGCGCTTAGCACAACTCCAGCAGTCTTCCAAGAGGAACCCTCACTACCAGACCTTAGAGCGGGATCTCATTGAATTACAGGAGCAGCAGCTGTTTGAACTTTTTGTGGTAGTGTCGCTACAGAAGAAACCATCAGAAATAAGCTACAGTCCCCAGGTCATACAACAGTTCCCTAGCAAG GGTGATCATGGCTTTAAACAATCCAAAGACACAGAAGAGAGGCTCAAAGTTATCcccaaattttgttttcctgattcaAAGGACTGGGTGCCAACCTCAGAACTCAAGAG TGAAACGTTCTCCTTTGTTTTAACTGGTGAAGATGGGAGCCGGTGGTTTGGTTACTGTAAGAAGCTTTTG ccagAAGGCAAAGGAAAGCGACTCCCTGAGGTATACTGCATGGTTAGTCGTCTAGGCTGCTTCAACCTTTTTTCAAAG ATTCTGGATGAagtagagaagagaagagaaatgtcTCCAGCCCTGGTTTACCCATTCATGCGAAGTGTCATGGAAGCCCCTTTCCCAGCTCCTGGACGCACCATTACAGTTAAGAGCTACCTCCCTGGGGCTGGAGATGAG TCCATTGAGCTGTGCCGACCACTGGATTCCCGATTGGAACACGTTGACTTTGAATGTCTCTTTAAGTGCCTGAGTGTGTGTCATCTGATCCGGGTCTGTGCCTCTCTCCTTTTGGAGCGGAGGGTAATCTTTGTGGCCAACAGCCTAAG CACCCTGTCAAAATGTGGCCATGCTGTGGTTGCCACGCTGTATCCATTTACCTGGCAACACACCTACATTCCAGTCCTGCCGGCATCCATGATTGACATCGTGTGCTCACCTACTCCATTCCTTATTGGAATCCTGTCTTGCTCCTTACCACAGCTCCAGGACCTACCCATCGAAGAG GTGCTGATAGTTGATCTCTGTGCGGACAAGTTCTTACAGGAG GTATCTGATGAGGATGAAATTCTACCACCTAAACTCCAAGCTGCCCTAATGCAGATTTTGGAAGAACGAAATGAAATCTTGGCTCAGGAGCAGAACTTTTCACAAG ATGTGACACTCAACTCTCTGGTGTCCGAAGCATTTGTCAGGTTTTTTGTGGAGCTGGTGGGACATTATTCTTTGAGCATGACTGTCACTGAGCGTGGGGAGCGTGTATTTCAAAGAGAGCCATTCCGTAAATCCCACACCTCCCGAAGTGTTCGCCACTTCCTGGATCTCTTCATGGAAACTCAGATGTTTGCAGGATTCATCCAAGACCGAGAGCTTCGGAAAAGTGGGGTGAAAG GTTTGTTTGAGGTCCGGGCCTTCCAGTATTTGGAAACAATTCCTGAGTCTGAGCCCAGTGGGGTGAACAGAATTTTGCGGAGTCTTG gaagtaaaatgaaatttctgCAGAAGAAGTGA